The proteins below come from a single Corynebacterium cystitidis genomic window:
- a CDS encoding FecCD family ABC transporter permease: MTTATLKADTAGSRPAVSWFARRSGSILVLLALLVGLALLSLAIGSNLLPFRDVIAALQGEGTVEARRVVLDQRLPRLVLAIIVGAALAVAGALMQALTRNPLADPGILGVNAGASLAVVTAVAVIGNTSIWFYLWFALAGAALASAAVFILGGAASRHTSPSRLVLAGVAFSMAVTSFVQLVIISDQKVFNEFRFWSAGSLEFRSWSIIGAVILFIVAGLILALWSAPALNALALGDETGAALGINVKALRITVLLSITLLAGAATAAVGPIMFVGLGVPYLVRALVGPDVRWVLPLSLLAGPVFFLVADVLARVVVMPQEIQTGIMTALLGGPVFVAIIQRSTGRLLV, encoded by the coding sequence GTGACTACAGCTACCTTGAAGGCTGACACCGCAGGATCCCGCCCTGCGGTATCGTGGTTTGCACGGCGAAGCGGTTCTATCCTGGTCCTGCTTGCCTTACTTGTGGGGTTGGCGCTTCTTTCTTTGGCCATTGGGTCTAATCTTTTGCCTTTTCGTGATGTAATTGCAGCCCTACAGGGTGAGGGGACGGTTGAGGCACGCCGGGTGGTGTTGGATCAACGCCTGCCACGGCTTGTTCTGGCTATTATTGTTGGCGCAGCTCTCGCAGTGGCAGGCGCGTTAATGCAGGCCTTAACCCGTAATCCGTTGGCGGATCCGGGTATCCTCGGTGTCAACGCTGGTGCTTCTTTAGCTGTGGTGACGGCGGTGGCGGTTATTGGCAACACGTCTATTTGGTTTTATTTATGGTTTGCTTTGGCGGGTGCTGCTCTTGCTTCGGCTGCGGTTTTCATTCTTGGTGGGGCAGCGTCTCGGCACACATCTCCATCGCGTTTAGTGCTAGCTGGTGTTGCTTTTTCCATGGCGGTGACATCGTTTGTCCAGTTGGTGATCATTTCTGATCAGAAAGTGTTTAATGAGTTCCGTTTCTGGTCCGCTGGTTCTTTGGAGTTTCGCAGTTGGAGCATTATTGGGGCTGTGATCCTGTTTATTGTCGCGGGCTTGATATTGGCGTTGTGGTCTGCCCCTGCTTTAAATGCTTTAGCGCTTGGCGATGAAACGGGTGCGGCTCTGGGTATTAATGTGAAGGCTTTGCGGATCACAGTGCTGCTGTCGATCACGTTGTTGGCTGGGGCTGCGACTGCTGCGGTCGGGCCGATCATGTTTGTCGGTTTGGGAGTGCCTTATTTAGTGCGGGCTTTGGTTGGTCCGGATGTGCGGTGGGTGCTTCCTCTGTCTTTGCTTGCTGGGCCGGTGTTTTTCCTGGTTGCTGATGTATTGGCGCGTGTTGTGGTGATGCCCCAGGAGATTCAGACCGGCATTATGACAGCTTTGCTTGGAGGTCCTGTTTTCGTGGCGATCATCCAGCGCAGCACGGGAAGGTTGTTGGTATGA
- a CDS encoding ABC transporter substrate-binding protein: protein MNKERFTRRSFLKLLAVSTAVAGLASCSDTGTSVTATGATRTMVDVEGTTVEVPDKPQRIVTLSEPTLDAVLALGHTPVGTVAGRGQQTVPSYLMDRAADIPLLGSVSQLNFEAIGAVQPDLILVDGTSVNNNPPIVEALREIAPTVYTGYAGGDWRKNLGFVSQALNEEGEGEKVVEKYEKRAEEMKKQLTAYHNDTFAIVRWQGNAPSLILKELPAGRALEDIGLKRPPSQDRLGRGHSWPVSAENIAEIDADYMFFGTLGGSSVTNPEAGGDADRAAAEDALRVAIQVPGFTDLTAYQKNHIIPVDGAAWTSTGGPLLMNRILDDVETNLL from the coding sequence ATGAATAAAGAACGCTTTACGCGTCGCTCTTTTCTGAAACTGCTCGCTGTGAGCACAGCAGTGGCAGGGTTAGCCTCATGCTCAGACACCGGAACATCCGTAACAGCCACAGGTGCAACCCGCACCATGGTGGACGTTGAAGGAACAACAGTTGAGGTACCAGACAAACCGCAAAGAATCGTGACGTTGTCTGAGCCCACGCTTGATGCGGTCCTAGCATTAGGGCACACACCAGTAGGTACTGTTGCCGGACGTGGACAGCAAACCGTTCCCTCTTACCTCATGGATAGGGCAGCTGACATCCCTCTACTAGGCTCCGTATCCCAGCTCAACTTCGAAGCGATTGGAGCGGTCCAACCTGACCTCATCCTTGTTGACGGCACATCAGTAAACAACAACCCGCCCATTGTTGAAGCCTTGCGAGAAATCGCGCCTACTGTATACACCGGTTATGCAGGAGGAGATTGGCGCAAAAACCTTGGATTCGTTTCGCAAGCTCTTAACGAAGAAGGTGAGGGAGAAAAGGTCGTCGAAAAGTACGAAAAACGAGCGGAAGAAATGAAAAAGCAACTTACTGCTTACCACAACGACACCTTTGCTATTGTTCGCTGGCAGGGCAACGCCCCATCGCTCATCCTGAAGGAATTGCCGGCCGGGCGCGCTCTTGAAGATATCGGTTTGAAACGTCCACCCTCCCAAGACCGGTTAGGCCGCGGGCACTCCTGGCCAGTGTCCGCAGAAAATATTGCTGAGATCGATGCCGACTACATGTTTTTCGGCACTCTGGGCGGCTCCTCTGTGACCAACCCCGAAGCAGGTGGCGATGCCGACCGCGCAGCCGCAGAAGACGCACTGCGTGTAGCTATCCAAGTCCCCGGTTTTACTGACCTGACTGCCTACCAGAAAAACCACATCATCCCAGTCGATGGGGCTGCCTGGACATCAACTGGGGGCCCACTTCTGATGAACCGCATCCTCGACGATGTTGAAACCAACCTCCTATAA
- a CDS encoding YncE family protein: MKIRPLGKRAIAALVSASLITTGVSATVSPVATAQTSVDGKTPRGNAEGLGDGVLNPIQDALAGGEITITGSGFKPRTSDTAFIGLKINDGGTEPFKQWPEQTAPGLDVSPADTLNLTREALPDADGNLNVTVKLPKDMEPGAYWIRVLAGADGDTAGMISKYQWFNVVEEPAAPAPGEEPPAADNSEGTISSATTRGTLVDVEATGFTPGEKITGTVKGESVRFGAGRRATDEIEAGATGNVSAVVNLGRVSVVAGEEAELVLTGSDSGTEAKTTIVGTPSISASTDVGRTPALGSAATITVSNLPEGTTLQGVGLVGEDVELLSDSQKGTATEKREEKQHDGTVRVFDEITVEGVQIPNDNKLLFKELTVTVALPGVAEPVTYDSGQQLTPSNVKFGEEQFNITKGYLPSGLYQTAYSEKRNSVYVTRSVGRPPIKESTLYKLDADTLEIQAEATPEETDYGRGGLWAAYGVGLDDERGLVWITNTRQNTIAVYDADTLELKKQWPADAVHHSRDVIVDQQTGKAYVSSPRYGSGLITVFDGNDLEAEPEKIIIDDFIDTMALDMNQDTGDLYTVSLVEAKVAKIETRNGNKVTVWDNFKDEQIVRGSGIAYEAKRNRLHVSSQGSANNLVIDAKTGEVIKDIPTGAGALNSEYSPQDDVVYVTNFGGDTITVIDAETLEIIANLDGGGARVNHVSLGKDGAVYVVNKADVTNEDGKSGYNQITKLSLADGAPAPKPGDKDKPGDKDKPGDKDKPGDKDKPGDKDKPGSSNDQASSKPVIAVGAVAAVVAAAAGIIGFLLHAGVIPKQFIPQPIIELLNL; the protein is encoded by the coding sequence ATGAAAATCCGTCCCCTCGGCAAGCGTGCTATTGCAGCGCTTGTCTCCGCTTCCTTGATCACCACCGGTGTTTCAGCCACCGTTTCTCCTGTCGCTACGGCTCAAACCTCCGTTGACGGCAAAACACCTCGCGGCAATGCTGAAGGCCTTGGCGATGGTGTACTCAATCCCATTCAAGATGCTCTTGCCGGCGGTGAAATCACCATCACTGGATCGGGTTTTAAACCACGCACCAGTGACACTGCGTTTATCGGGCTGAAGATTAATGACGGCGGTACTGAGCCGTTTAAGCAATGGCCCGAGCAAACCGCCCCAGGCCTCGATGTATCACCCGCAGATACCCTGAATTTGACCCGAGAAGCTCTGCCAGATGCCGATGGAAACTTGAATGTCACCGTCAAGCTTCCTAAGGACATGGAGCCAGGCGCGTACTGGATCCGTGTCCTGGCCGGAGCCGATGGCGATACTGCAGGAATGATCAGCAAGTACCAGTGGTTCAACGTGGTCGAAGAGCCTGCTGCCCCCGCACCGGGCGAGGAGCCACCGGCTGCTGATAACTCAGAGGGAACCATCTCCAGTGCAACCACGCGCGGAACCCTGGTTGATGTTGAGGCCACTGGATTTACCCCAGGAGAGAAAATCACCGGTACTGTTAAGGGCGAGTCCGTGCGCTTTGGTGCAGGTCGCCGTGCAACCGACGAGATTGAGGCTGGTGCCACCGGCAACGTCAGCGCCGTAGTCAACCTCGGCAGAGTTAGTGTCGTTGCTGGTGAAGAAGCTGAGCTGGTCCTCACTGGCAGTGATAGTGGTACCGAAGCGAAGACCACGATCGTTGGCACCCCGAGCATTTCTGCAAGCACCGATGTAGGTCGCACACCGGCACTGGGAAGTGCTGCCACGATCACAGTTTCCAACCTGCCAGAAGGCACAACCTTGCAGGGAGTAGGTCTCGTCGGGGAAGACGTTGAACTGCTTAGTGATAGCCAGAAAGGCACCGCTACCGAAAAGCGGGAAGAAAAACAGCACGACGGAACTGTGCGCGTGTTCGATGAGATCACGGTCGAAGGCGTTCAAATTCCAAATGACAACAAACTGCTGTTCAAGGAACTGACCGTCACCGTGGCTCTGCCAGGTGTAGCTGAGCCGGTAACTTACGATTCCGGCCAGCAGCTAACCCCTTCAAACGTCAAGTTTGGTGAAGAGCAGTTCAACATCACCAAGGGATACCTGCCGTCTGGTCTTTACCAGACTGCCTACTCCGAAAAGCGTAACTCCGTGTATGTGACCCGTTCGGTAGGGCGCCCACCGATCAAGGAGTCCACGCTATACAAGCTGGATGCAGACACCCTAGAAATCCAGGCTGAGGCAACTCCAGAAGAAACTGACTATGGGCGTGGTGGCCTCTGGGCCGCATATGGCGTTGGCCTTGATGATGAGCGTGGCCTGGTGTGGATTACTAACACCCGCCAAAACACGATCGCTGTGTATGACGCTGACACCCTTGAACTGAAGAAACAATGGCCAGCTGATGCTGTCCACCACTCTCGTGATGTGATCGTCGACCAGCAAACTGGTAAGGCATATGTGTCCTCCCCGCGCTATGGCTCGGGTCTGATCACCGTCTTCGACGGCAATGATCTCGAGGCTGAACCAGAAAAGATCATTATCGACGATTTCATTGACACTATGGCACTGGACATGAACCAGGACACTGGTGACCTATACACGGTGTCCCTGGTGGAAGCTAAAGTGGCCAAGATTGAAACCCGCAACGGCAATAAGGTAACCGTTTGGGACAACTTCAAGGACGAGCAGATTGTCCGCGGCTCCGGCATTGCATACGAGGCAAAGCGCAACCGCCTACATGTTAGCTCCCAGGGCTCCGCGAATAATCTCGTCATCGATGCAAAAACCGGTGAGGTTATCAAGGACATTCCTACGGGTGCAGGTGCACTGAACTCTGAATACAGCCCGCAGGATGATGTGGTTTACGTCACCAACTTCGGTGGCGATACCATCACCGTCATCGATGCTGAAACCCTCGAAATCATCGCCAACCTTGATGGCGGAGGTGCGCGCGTCAACCACGTCTCCCTTGGTAAAGACGGTGCCGTCTACGTGGTCAACAAAGCCGATGTCACCAATGAAGACGGTAAATCAGGCTATAACCAGATAACCAAGCTCAGCCTGGCGGATGGTGCGCCAGCGCCAAAGCCTGGCGACAAAGATAAGCCTGGCGACAAGGATAAGCCTGGCGACAAGGATAAGCCTGGCGACAAGGATAAGCCTGGCGACAAGGATAAGCCTGGAAGCTCCAACGATCAGGCCTCGTCGAAGCCGGTCATAGCGGTTGGTGCTGTCGCCGCCGTTGTCGCTGCAGCAGCTGGGATTATCGGATTCCTGCTGCATGCAGGAGTCATTCCTAAGCAGTTCATTCCCCAGCCAATCATTGAGCTGTTAAACCTCTAA
- a CDS encoding CAP domain-containing protein, producing MRTNRVKRLSATIVFTIGLSTAGVSPAVADSEHPEAQQASLSSLSSSSTPTSSSVFDWSWDFLKFWEWWSKSDDSNKGHASEGRVRPAVRDASGGEVVVGNVALTSDEARMLELLNNHREAHGVQPLKVDQQLMDQSREWSGVQARENRMYHGDYNVFENVAMNWSGDPDQFFNMWKNSPGHNRNMLNSSVTKAGFGSADSSNGSSYGTMQLMW from the coding sequence ATGCGAACCAACAGGGTGAAGAGGCTGAGCGCCACTATTGTCTTCACTATTGGGCTTAGTACTGCTGGTGTTAGCCCTGCCGTAGCTGACTCGGAGCACCCGGAAGCACAGCAGGCTTCCCTGTCATCCCTGTCATCGTCGTCGACGCCGACATCATCGTCGGTATTCGACTGGTCCTGGGATTTCTTGAAGTTTTGGGAATGGTGGTCGAAAAGTGATGATTCCAATAAAGGGCACGCTTCCGAAGGGCGTGTAAGGCCAGCGGTTCGCGACGCATCCGGTGGAGAGGTTGTTGTTGGTAACGTAGCGCTTACTTCCGACGAAGCTCGGATGCTTGAGTTACTCAATAATCACCGTGAGGCGCATGGGGTGCAGCCGTTGAAGGTGGACCAGCAGTTGATGGACCAGTCGCGCGAGTGGTCGGGCGTGCAGGCGCGGGAAAATCGTATGTACCACGGTGACTACAACGTGTTTGAAAACGTTGCGATGAACTGGAGTGGTGATCCAGACCAGTTCTTCAACATGTGGAAAAACTCCCCAGGCCATAATCGCAACATGTTGAATTCAAGTGTGACAAAAGCTGGTTTCGGCTCTGCAGATTCTTCAAATGGCTCCAGCTACGGCACCATGCAGTTGATGTGGTAA
- the arfB gene encoding alternative ribosome rescue aminoacyl-tRNA hydrolase ArfB — MRGVRVEPGPGVPEGLVIPAADLTERFARSSGPGGQSVNTTDSKVQLNLDIEQCSVLSEKQKLRAIKNLGTTVLTVEASTQRSQLQNRNEARKRLASLLRDALAPPPPPRRKTKPTRGSVRRRLDAKRRRSEIKKLRRPPL; from the coding sequence ATGCGTGGTGTAAGGGTTGAGCCGGGGCCTGGTGTGCCGGAAGGGTTGGTGATTCCGGCGGCAGATCTGACGGAGAGGTTTGCGCGGTCGTCCGGTCCGGGTGGCCAGAGCGTGAACACCACTGACAGTAAGGTGCAGCTCAATCTCGATATTGAGCAATGCAGTGTGCTGAGTGAAAAGCAGAAATTGCGCGCGATAAAAAATCTTGGCACCACTGTGCTCACCGTAGAAGCCTCCACCCAGCGTTCCCAGCTTCAAAACCGGAATGAGGCGAGGAAGCGACTGGCCAGCCTGTTGCGCGATGCCCTGGCACCGCCCCCGCCGCCGCGGAGGAAAACAAAGCCGACGCGAGGGTCGGTGCGGCGCAGGCTAGATGCGAAGCGGCGACGTTCTGAGATCAAGAAGCTGCGTCGGCCTCCGCTATAG
- a CDS encoding beta-glucosidase family protein, translating into MSAERPWMDESLTDRERAEKLVENMTLEQKIAQLHGGMKTVNIYAAANEPEDEEAMEQLATQINVERHVKALDELGIPRVRITNGPVGVGMGDGNDAPHATALPMTIGVAASFDTELAYEYGDVIGQETDDAGQHVLEGPAVNLHRTTTAGRNFEYFSEDPYLSGAMGVEITKAIQSHDIIAMGKHYAVNDQEYERFRTNVEVDEVPLRELYLLPFEMLVKDGKIASIMSAYNRVRGDYATENRYLLNDVLRRDWGFEGYVQSDFWSTRSCAASINAGLDHEMPDAKWLNEENIKAALEDTSLEIELVDRALVRRYTQMFRFNHFDREYNPVDIDGEKHGKIARRIGAQMAVLLKNDKNVLPLDPNANKKVLIVGQDRFAERACQGGGGSSKVKPIYTVAPQPGMQDVLQELGSDAQVDLFVVERDLSNLDDAVAAAKDADLVVVMAGLIATEGADSKTMQMPHQQNEMIPALLAANDNNVVVLKSSAPMVMPWLDQAATVLEVWNQGVEDGHVVADLLFGKVNPSGKVPTTYPARDEDWIGHNHPERYPGTNEGEGYNTIRYTEGLEMGYRWFQANNVKPAFAFGHGLSYTTFELSDVSASGSKDGVKVTAKVTNTGDVAGAEVVQVYLGIPVNGQPPKRLVGFKKVYLEPGASETVELNVDAAATNHPLGVWDIVAHDFVVPSGEFTVYVGTSSEDNSFVEKFTV; encoded by the coding sequence ATGTCTGCAGAACGTCCATGGATGGATGAATCCCTGACTGATCGCGAGCGCGCCGAGAAGCTCGTGGAAAATATGACGCTGGAGCAGAAGATCGCCCAGCTGCACGGCGGTATGAAAACCGTCAACATTTACGCGGCTGCCAATGAGCCCGAAGATGAAGAAGCCATGGAGCAGCTGGCCACCCAGATTAACGTGGAGCGCCACGTGAAGGCCCTGGATGAGCTGGGCATTCCGCGTGTCCGCATCACCAACGGCCCCGTGGGTGTGGGCATGGGTGACGGTAATGACGCGCCGCACGCGACCGCGCTGCCGATGACCATCGGCGTTGCTGCCTCCTTCGATACCGAGTTGGCCTACGAGTACGGTGATGTCATCGGCCAGGAAACCGATGACGCCGGCCAGCACGTTCTTGAGGGTCCGGCTGTGAACCTGCACCGCACTACCACCGCGGGCCGCAACTTCGAGTACTTCTCGGAGGATCCGTACCTGTCTGGTGCGATGGGCGTGGAGATCACCAAGGCAATCCAGTCGCATGACATCATCGCGATGGGCAAGCACTACGCGGTCAATGACCAGGAGTATGAGCGTTTCCGCACCAACGTGGAGGTCGATGAAGTTCCGCTGCGCGAGCTGTACTTGCTGCCGTTTGAAATGCTGGTGAAGGACGGCAAGATCGCCTCTATCATGTCCGCGTACAACCGCGTGCGCGGCGACTACGCCACAGAGAACCGCTATTTGCTTAACGACGTCTTGCGCCGCGACTGGGGCTTCGAGGGTTATGTGCAGTCGGACTTCTGGTCCACCCGTTCCTGCGCCGCCTCTATCAACGCTGGCCTGGACCACGAGATGCCGGATGCTAAGTGGCTGAATGAGGAAAACATCAAGGCAGCGCTTGAGGATACCTCTCTGGAGATCGAGCTGGTCGACCGCGCCTTGGTGCGCCGCTACACCCAGATGTTCCGCTTCAACCACTTTGATCGCGAGTACAACCCGGTCGATATCGATGGTGAGAAGCACGGCAAGATCGCTCGTCGTATCGGCGCGCAGATGGCTGTTTTGTTGAAGAACGACAAGAACGTGCTTCCTTTGGATCCGAATGCGAACAAGAAGGTGCTCATTGTGGGCCAGGATAGGTTCGCCGAGCGCGCTTGCCAGGGTGGTGGTGGATCCTCCAAGGTTAAGCCGATTTACACTGTTGCCCCGCAGCCAGGTATGCAAGACGTGTTGCAGGAGCTGGGTAGTGATGCGCAGGTGGATTTGTTCGTCGTTGAGCGTGACCTATCCAACTTGGATGACGCGGTTGCCGCTGCGAAGGATGCGGACCTGGTGGTTGTGATGGCCGGCCTGATCGCCACCGAGGGCGCAGACTCCAAGACCATGCAGATGCCACACCAGCAAAATGAGATGATCCCGGCTCTGTTGGCTGCCAATGACAACAATGTTGTGGTGCTGAAGTCGTCTGCACCGATGGTCATGCCGTGGCTGGACCAGGCCGCGACCGTGCTCGAGGTGTGGAACCAGGGCGTGGAAGACGGCCACGTTGTCGCTGACCTGCTGTTTGGTAAGGTCAACCCGTCCGGCAAGGTGCCTACTACCTACCCTGCGCGTGATGAAGACTGGATTGGCCACAATCATCCAGAGCGTTACCCAGGCACCAACGAAGGTGAGGGCTACAACACCATTCGCTACACGGAGGGCCTTGAGATGGGCTACCGCTGGTTCCAGGCGAATAATGTGAAGCCGGCGTTCGCGTTCGGGCACGGCTTAAGCTACACCACTTTCGAGCTTTCCGACGTTTCCGCCTCCGGCTCCAAGGATGGTGTGAAGGTGACGGCGAAGGTGACCAACACCGGTGACGTTGCTGGTGCTGAGGTTGTTCAGGTGTACCTGGGCATCCCGGTTAATGGCCAGCCACCGAAGCGCTTGGTTGGTTTCAAGAAGGTTTACCTGGAGCCTGGTGCTTCTGAGACTGTTGAACTGAACGTCGATGCAGCAGCCACCAACCACCCGCTGGGCGTGTGGGATATTGTGGCGCATGACTTCGTGGTCCCATCCGGCGAGTTCACCGTCTACGTGGGCACCTCTTCTGAGGACAATTCCTTCGTCGAAAAGTTCACAGTGTAG
- the larE gene encoding ATP-dependent sacrificial sulfur transferase LarE, translating into MSLLQPDPATRALIDKVAPHLPTTGRIGVAYSGGVDSAALLAVCHYLLGHERTLGITAISASFAARERAMARDTAALIGAEVIEVETHEDEIEAYQENTTDRCYFCKNEMFEVIDQSVVDKHNLEAVAYGENADDAKRIDRPGARAATEHGVLRPLAAAGLTKADVREIARGFGLPVADKPAAPCLASRVPHGLEVNREKLAQIEGLELTLYELGFSDSRVRHHEKIARIELLPEEMARAADPAVAMRIVESARELGFTYATVDLKGIQSGAMTLEAMKSLKDQLKDKLKYVGADEERRD; encoded by the coding sequence ATGTCTTTGCTCCAGCCTGATCCTGCTACTCGTGCGTTGATTGATAAGGTTGCGCCGCACTTGCCGACGACCGGTCGGATCGGTGTGGCTTATTCAGGAGGGGTGGACTCTGCCGCCTTGCTGGCGGTGTGCCATTACCTGCTGGGGCACGAGCGCACGCTGGGGATCACGGCGATTTCGGCTAGTTTCGCGGCCCGTGAGCGGGCGATGGCGCGTGACACCGCAGCGCTGATTGGCGCTGAGGTGATTGAGGTGGAAACCCATGAGGATGAGATCGAGGCCTACCAAGAAAACACCACTGACCGGTGTTATTTTTGCAAGAACGAAATGTTTGAGGTGATCGACCAGTCGGTCGTCGATAAGCACAATCTGGAAGCTGTCGCCTACGGCGAAAATGCTGATGACGCAAAGCGCATCGACCGCCCCGGCGCGCGCGCTGCCACAGAACATGGGGTGCTACGCCCGCTTGCTGCTGCTGGCTTGACCAAGGCCGATGTGCGCGAGATTGCGCGCGGTTTTGGGTTGCCGGTGGCGGATAAGCCGGCGGCACCATGTTTGGCGTCGCGGGTGCCGCATGGGTTGGAAGTGAACCGGGAGAAGCTCGCCCAGATTGAGGGCCTCGAACTGACCCTCTATGAGCTGGGCTTTTCAGATTCGCGTGTGCGGCATCATGAGAAGATTGCGCGCATCGAGTTGTTGCCGGAAGAGATGGCGCGCGCCGCTGACCCGGCGGTGGCGATGCGCATTGTGGAGTCTGCCCGCGAGCTGGGCTTCACCTACGCCACGGTGGATTTGAAGGGGATTCAGTCCGGGGCTATGACGCTGGAGGCCATGAAGTCGCTCAAAGACCAGCTGAAAGACAAACTAAAATACGTCGGCGCTGATGAGGAACGCAGGGACTAG